DNA from Macadamia integrifolia cultivar HAES 741 chromosome 12, SCU_Mint_v3, whole genome shotgun sequence:
GTTCCTattgatatttcatttttctataatttttttaatgtataagatatgaatggcaaaaacaAGTCAATGAAGGTTAATTCAACCATTGCAAAaatcaaggtcaacccaacccaaccgaGCCCGACCCACCCCtatcagggccgggttgggttggtatgaacccgacagggttgggcctgaacatgaattcaacaaggttgggttgagccTGGATTGAATTTTGAAGACCTAGGATTAAGTTAgaattttaagaaacccagctcAACCCAACTCTATTTCACCCCTACTTGGAACTCATCCTAGTTAATTCATTCCTGACTCCCAAGACTCCCCTTTGATTTGACAAACCATGATATTGGCTTAAATTTTATTGGTCAATGGTTTTTCACCCTTTATTGATCATTGATGAAAACACCAATTTTCATCCCATTTGGATCATTGGGATGGGGCTTTGGAGCCGCATGATGTGTTAAGGACTTGTGTCCCAAATCTATAAATATAGAGCCTCACATTTAGAGAGATCTTTTTTTATATCTCTTGGCCATTTTTGGCAAAGTAGAGAGCCGTTGAGGGGGGAGCTTAAAACCCTAGTTCTCTTATTGAGCTTTGGGTACTTTAATTAcgtgattctctctctctctgtctcacaCACATATGAGTGAAGGGTTCTATCAAAACCTCCACTCTCGGGATTTTTGCGTTAAGTAAGGCTCTtatcttccttttgttttttgtttcttatgttCTTATTGTCTTCTcattgttattttatgtgacAAGGTGGGTGAATGCGTGTGTGATCCTATATATATCTTTAGATAGTGGTTAGCGGATATaataagaaaatttgaaaaagatGCCATAAGTATTTAATTATAGAATTGAAAATCTAGTTGGCACATAAAGCAATCATTAATCGTTTATAGAGGTTGCACGTGGTACTCCTGAACACGATGGAGATCCACGAGCTGAGTTGCCAAGATTAGGTATCGAAACCTGTTTTGGAGGAACAACAGTGTATTGGTATGATCCAACCAAGGTTTTAAGCTTCCCATCCTCCCATAGCCACCAATACTAGCTGATACATACATATCTTTAAGATATTGATATGATAAAATACAATACAACTGCGATACCTAAAGAAAATTTGGTATTAGTACATCTAAGAAGCTTCATCCTTTTTCTAcaatcaattgaatgcacttatCTCATCGTActacattattattttttgtaaatgATATGTTTTATATAATACTAATTTATAATactttatacatttttttttttgtaggaaatactttatgcttcaaaactgtattttgcATAATATCGTAAACATTTCCATATGTATCTAATGTTTCTTTTCTCTCTGACACAATACGATACAATACATCTCTTAAAATACTCTTTTGATATGATACCCGAtgctgatactttaatcctcaGATCCAACTATGAatatgcttatttttttttttgtgttggagagagaaagagaatccCAAGGGGTTGGTCCATTGGTGAATTGTCATGGGTAAAGCACCTCATGAAGCGTCTTACCTGTGTTCCAATCACTTTAGGGCCACTTACAATGGCATTAATTTAGCTTTCAAGTTAATCTTGTTAATGACCCGGTCTGGTGATTGTGGGGTCAGCCAGACCTGAGGGAATGGTAAAGCTTGAAAACCCTCATTAgcaaaagagatagagagagagagaatcgtgtcAAATGATTCAAAATGAAAATACATTGTTTGctatttcattttgattttatgAAGCTCCCATGTGAATGAAAGTGGAAAACAAAAAGTCAAACAAACTTTACACTGCCTATTTGGCAAAACCTTCAAAATTGTCCATTATTTTGAGCCATGTGGATGGTGTGCCAATTCCAATTATTTGATACATGATCCTAATTAGCCATGTGtaaaatttcagatcttgatTCAATCTAATACCTTCCCATGTATGTCTGTGCATATCTATAGTGTCCCAACTAATACTGTGCACTCTCCTAtgttcttgatttttcaaaACTCTATTTTGCAACACAACAAACTTTAACTGaactaaaacttgacatgtgaccAAATGACGTATGGATCTAACTATCCACAAAATTTAAATCCCGTCTAATTTGTTGTGTAACAGATATTTAGGATTGTTAAAGCAAGTATTCTTAAGTGGACCGAGTAGGAAGCCTCTTCTAcccatatatatttttatatgattAATTCTTTGGGTATGACCGATAGAAAACCTCAAAAAAAGTTGATTAAAATTGCAAACTGGGCCCAAAAAATAATAGTAGCTAAATCTGTATAGATTTTCATTTTGATCTGGATGTACATATAGACAGAATTTGAAGTGTTTtacgaaaaaaataaaaaaataaataaagagaaagctTACACAACCCACCAAGCAACAACCAAACCTCcaactccccaccccccccaaataaaaaaaaaaaaaaataaaaaaaaaagtacacaagacaataaaaaataacagaCACATAACACCCAGTACAAATAATTCACAGATGAGCGCACACGAGACCGCACCAGGTCCAACACCAAACAAATCCCCCCCAAACCTCCCCCCTCCCcgctcccaaaaaaaaaaaagtctcagtGCAATTAAAAGTTACACAAACACAATCAGCACATGTTGGGAACCACAGTTTCCAACAATTTATTAATCAAAGACCAGTCTTAGAAAGGGCCAGTATTACATACCATTGTTCATGAAAATCAAGAGTCACTTAATGAGATCTTCCACTTCTACCTTCACCACATCCCTCCTCATGCCAATATCTGCAGCATACCGACTAGCACAATAGACCCCAATCGCTGTTGCTGCCATCCCATACACATTGGTGGTAACAAGGCGCAAGGGTGTTGCCAAGATGGCAGAAACAGACCCACCTATTATTGATATTGCCTGGCCACTCTGGCCAATTGCTCCTTGGTCGACAACAAGCAGACCAGTCTTACAGTAAATGGCAAAATCTTCACAGTTCTTCTTGAAAACATTGTAACACCCAAAACCATTGTCAAGCAGGTAGGTTGCTCGGTGGACTACGATATCATCCGGCTCTGAGACAGCAAGGGTGCATGTTCCACCCCGTGCTTTTGCTAGAAAGAGAGCAGGACTGACACTATACTCGAAACGGTACAGGATCCCACCAGCGAGAAAACAATCTAGACAGGAAGAGACGACTCCATTACCTTCTTCTAGTGGTGGGCAAGTGGAGCAGGGCTCAGAATGGGCAGGTGTAGAGCTTAATAGAAGAACATCCAGCACAGTTCCAGTCCCCACTTCTTGACCTCGTCCTCTGGTGAAATGGATTACCTTATCATTTCCAACATAGATACCTGCATCCATAAGCATAAACTAAGGACAT
Protein-coding regions in this window:
- the LOC122057122 gene encoding protein LEAD-SENSITIVE 1-like (The sequence of the model RefSeq protein was modified relative to this genomic sequence to represent the inferred CDS: added 48 bases not found in genome assembly), which gives rise to MGLLSNRIGRGRLKPGDHIYSWRNAYVYAHHGIYVGNDKVIHFTRGRGQEVGTGTVLDVLLLSSTPAHSEPCSTCPPLEEGNGVVSSCLDCFLAGGILYRFEYSVSPALFLAKARGGTCTLAVSEPDDIVVHRATYLLDNGFGCYNVFKKNCEDFAIYCKTGLLVVDQGAIGQSGQAISIIGGSVSAILATPLRLVTTNVYGMAATAIGVYCASRYAADIGMRRDVVKVEVEDLIK